The Aureispira anguillae genome contains a region encoding:
- a CDS encoding peptidase domain-containing ABC transporter, whose translation MPVKFPFYKQLDTMDCGPTCLKMIAQSDGKSLPLQYLREKCYITREGVSLLGITEAAESIGYRTIAVKITYEQEGEIPGLLQFPLPCIAYWEQRHFVVVYKISKTHVWVADPAEGKIKLKRSFFEKGWLNNGQKGIALGLEATPAFYQEEGLQEDRSKWRYLLGYLKPYKQLIFQFVLGMMVGLIFQLMLPFLTQSLIDVGVNNQNIGFVWLILIAQLVLSVSQVFVQFIQSWIALNIGRRVNVNLIADFLAKMMQLPLGFFDTKNIGDLYQRISDNHRVESFLTGSILNMLFSIVTVMVFSVILFMYNRLIFVVFFAFSTLYLLWIWGFLKWRKELDYMAFQQSSENQQTLYEIINGVQEIKLQGSERKRRWKWVEIQAKLFSVQTKSLALRQYQEFGGLLFSRLKDILISFIAASAVINGEMTLGMMVAVQYIVGQLNAPFQQFIGFVYSAQDAKISLERMGEITSQEDENASNIKLIKQLPDQINLELENLSFGYTPISNPILQNINLTIPKGKTTAIVGASGSGKTTLLKLLLGFYEPLKGKILVGKNPLSSIDKRYWRSLCGTVMQDGFIFSDTIAHNIAESDTSIDYQKLHHAIEVANIGDLIETLPLGYNTVIGAQGNGISQGQKQRILIARAVYKNPDVLFLDEATNALDATNERKIVESLNHFLTSKTVVVVAHRLSTIINADQIVVLDNGKIVEQGTHSTLLNKKGEYYRLVQNQLDVEQVGANVG comes from the coding sequence ATGCCTGTAAAATTCCCATTCTATAAACAGTTAGATACAATGGACTGTGGTCCAACTTGTCTTAAAATGATTGCTCAATCAGACGGCAAATCACTGCCCTTGCAATATTTACGAGAGAAGTGTTATATTACAAGAGAAGGTGTTTCTTTATTGGGAATTACGGAAGCTGCTGAGAGCATTGGTTATCGTACCATTGCTGTCAAAATAACTTATGAACAAGAAGGCGAAATACCTGGGCTGTTGCAGTTTCCATTGCCCTGTATTGCCTATTGGGAGCAGCGACATTTTGTTGTTGTCTATAAAATCTCTAAGACGCATGTTTGGGTAGCTGACCCAGCAGAAGGGAAGATAAAATTAAAACGTTCTTTTTTTGAAAAAGGATGGCTTAACAACGGGCAAAAAGGGATTGCACTTGGCTTAGAAGCAACCCCTGCTTTTTATCAAGAAGAGGGGCTACAAGAAGACCGTTCTAAGTGGAGGTATCTTTTGGGGTACCTTAAGCCGTATAAGCAATTGATTTTTCAATTTGTATTGGGAATGATGGTTGGCTTAATTTTTCAGTTGATGCTTCCCTTTCTGACACAATCGCTGATTGATGTTGGGGTAAATAATCAAAATATAGGTTTTGTTTGGTTGATCTTGATTGCTCAATTGGTCTTGTCGGTTAGTCAAGTTTTTGTACAGTTTATTCAATCTTGGATTGCGCTTAATATCGGACGACGAGTCAATGTAAATCTTATTGCTGATTTTTTGGCAAAAATGATGCAATTGCCCTTGGGCTTTTTTGACACTAAAAATATAGGTGATTTATACCAGAGAATTAGTGATAATCATCGAGTAGAATCCTTTTTGACAGGATCTATTTTAAACATGCTGTTCTCTATTGTTACCGTTATGGTTTTTTCTGTCATTCTATTTATGTACAATAGGCTTATATTTGTTGTCTTTTTTGCATTCTCTACCCTCTATTTATTGTGGATTTGGGGATTTTTAAAATGGCGAAAGGAATTGGACTATATGGCGTTTCAACAGTCATCTGAAAATCAACAAACCTTGTATGAAATTATCAATGGCGTTCAAGAGATAAAACTACAAGGAAGTGAGCGGAAAAGACGTTGGAAATGGGTTGAAATCCAAGCTAAACTATTTAGTGTTCAAACCAAATCGTTAGCCTTGCGCCAATATCAAGAGTTTGGAGGATTGTTGTTTTCTAGACTTAAGGATATTCTAATTTCGTTTATTGCTGCTAGTGCTGTTATTAACGGAGAAATGACCTTGGGGATGATGGTTGCTGTCCAGTATATTGTAGGACAATTGAATGCCCCCTTCCAACAATTTATAGGTTTTGTATACTCTGCACAAGATGCTAAAATTAGTTTGGAAAGAATGGGCGAAATCACATCTCAAGAAGATGAAAATGCATCAAATATTAAGCTCATTAAGCAATTGCCTGATCAGATTAATCTAGAATTAGAGAATTTATCCTTTGGATACACCCCCATTTCAAACCCCATATTACAAAATATCAACTTAACCATTCCCAAAGGCAAAACAACCGCAATTGTGGGAGCAAGTGGAAGTGGAAAAACAACTTTATTGAAACTATTACTTGGTTTTTACGAACCCTTAAAAGGGAAAATATTAGTTGGAAAAAATCCATTGTCATCTATTGATAAACGATACTGGAGAAGTTTATGTGGCACGGTAATGCAAGATGGATTTATTTTTTCGGACACTATTGCACATAATATAGCAGAGAGTGATACTTCTATTGATTATCAAAAACTACATCATGCGATTGAAGTTGCTAACATTGGAGATTTAATAGAGACCCTTCCTTTAGGTTATAATACAGTGATTGGTGCACAAGGAAATGGTATTTCTCAAGGGCAAAAACAACGTATTTTAATTGCTAGAGCTGTGTACAAAAATCCTGATGTGCTGTTCTTGGATGAGGCAACAAATGCGTTAGACGCTACCAATGAGCGCAAAATTGTAGAAAGTTTAAATCACTTTTTAACCTCTAAAACAGTTGTTGTTGTTGCCCATCGTTTGAGTACGATTATAAATGCAGATCAAATTGTAGTGCTAGATAATGGAAAAATTGTTGAACAAGGAACTCATTCAACCCTTTTAAATAAAAAGGGAGAATATTATAGATTGGTTCAGAATCAGCTTGATGTTGAACAAGTTGGAGCAAATGTAGGATAA
- a CDS encoding ATP-grasp domain-containing protein has product MKFLFLSTHFTETLIEKTQLCCQAEGIEVVRINLEDLLPNKINDIPITVTEKDIAFKLNDKTHYLSEFTLIWQRRISNNFISSGRVFGNFKDIVPKPTLQQLIKEVYDLRDLILHFAQNLGTPIVNDYDIVCRNKPFQTIKANEFGLRCPSMFLSNSMTDLNSFIAKHDATITKPVGGLGYLFEQDEIMSIKTTAVDLDYTQSVTEEMIFPSFLQERIESKYELKCILVGDELYCIKQYYEGGDIPTTDIKQAYRNNQIKNEEYHLDSKVKEKVIRLCKHFKLDLCTMDIIKSTDGGYVFLEINPDGVVEYYASFLSTSIHKQIFKMLLKKSKKITPSLVLK; this is encoded by the coding sequence TTGAAATTTTTATTCCTAAGTACACATTTTACAGAGACATTAATTGAGAAAACTCAATTGTGTTGCCAAGCAGAGGGTATTGAGGTTGTTCGAATAAATTTAGAGGATTTATTGCCTAATAAAATAAATGATATACCCATTACCGTCACAGAGAAAGATATTGCATTTAAACTAAACGATAAAACACATTATTTGAGTGAGTTTACATTGATTTGGCAAAGGCGCATTAGCAACAACTTTATATCATCAGGAAGAGTATTTGGAAACTTTAAAGACATTGTTCCTAAGCCTACGCTACAACAGTTGATAAAAGAAGTTTATGACCTAAGAGATTTAATTTTACATTTTGCTCAAAACTTAGGGACACCAATTGTTAACGACTATGATATTGTTTGTAGAAACAAGCCATTTCAAACCATCAAAGCTAATGAATTTGGGCTGAGATGCCCATCCATGTTTTTGTCCAATTCTATGACAGATTTAAACTCCTTTATTGCAAAGCATGATGCGACAATTACTAAGCCTGTAGGTGGGCTAGGATACCTCTTTGAACAAGATGAAATCATGAGCATCAAAACAACAGCTGTAGATTTGGACTATACTCAAAGTGTAACAGAAGAGATGATCTTCCCTTCTTTTCTACAAGAGCGTATTGAATCAAAATATGAACTGAAATGCATTCTGGTAGGAGATGAATTATACTGTATCAAGCAATATTATGAAGGTGGAGACATTCCAACTACAGATATTAAACAAGCTTATAGAAACAATCAAATCAAGAATGAAGAGTATCATTTAGATTCTAAGGTAAAAGAAAAAGTTATTCGACTGTGTAAGCATTTTAAATTGGATCTGTGCACAATGGATATTATTAAAAGCACAGATGGAGGTTATGTTTTTCTTGAAATTAATCCAGATGGAGTAGTTGAGTATTATGCCTCTTTTTTAAGTACCTCTATACATAAGCAAATTTTTAAAATGTTGCTTAAAAAATCTAAAAAAATAACCCCTTCACTGGTATTAAAATAG